The following coding sequences are from one Nymphalis io chromosome 17, ilAglIoxx1.1, whole genome shotgun sequence window:
- the LOC126775164 gene encoding acetylcholinesterase-like, translated as MKCYWIVLWSLWAGRLVRQPTLPVRVRSGLVRGSMAADGTHISYLGVPYASYEQRFQVSRPSPQWEDTLEAIEENIRCPQRFSNNLILGKENCLTLNVYTPAQPSNELRPVMVYIHGGGFRDGSGSPFLYGPDYLVRHGVILVTFNYRLEVLGFLCLGIKEAPGNVGLKDQVQALLWVQKNIKAFGGDPKNVTLFGESAGSASVLYHIVSPLSKGLFQKAIMQSGSAMSPWSLQYEPIKTARELAKQMGYNFEDPHQIYELFQSKSTNELLSTRIPRREGDIVLSENIFVPCVEKKIPNEEQFISDVPFNLISKELYNKIPIITGYNSAEGYMFVGKENDTTKSKFNFYSAMPRDLEFSLDDDKMKTAINLQTLYNDTRNEDDMLVRLSKFEGDSGIIYPVTITTEMLAKTNNYPVYAYKLSYDGWMNIIKILLKFWKYPGATHADDLFYMFKLKVTLLQSFIEMETINRITTMWTNFAKYGDPSPATSQGLPMKWLPVNKNDPHLLVIDKIFSSQPLWDDEKLLFWNKTYTKFRRKK; from the exons ATGAAGTGTTACTGGATTGTACTATGGTCGCTATGGGCAGGCCGACTGGTTCGGCAACCAACGTTACCCGTGCGCGTGCGCAGCGGTCTAGTACGCGGGTCAATGGCAGCTGATGGAACACATATTAGCTACCTGGGAGTACCGTACGCTTCTTACGAACAAAGATTCCAG GTTTCTCGTCCGAGTCCACAATGGGAAGATACATTAGAAGCGATCGAGGAGAACATTAGATGTCCACAAAGATTctccaataatttaattttgggaAAGGAAAACTGCCTCACGCTGAACGTTTACACCCCCGCACAACCATCTAATGAGCTACGTCCTGTAATGGTTTATATCCATGGCGGTGGATTCAGAGATGGCTCTGGTTCACCTTTTCTATATGGACCGGATTATTTAGTAAGACACGGTGTTATTCTAGTCACATTCAATTATAGACTTGAAGTATTAGGATTTCTATGCCTCGGTATCAAGGAAGCTCCTGGTAATGTTGGTCTAAAAGACCAAGTTCAAGCCTTACTGTGGGTTCAGAAAAACATCAAGGCGTTTGGTGGAGATCCCAAAAATGTAACGTTATTCGGCGAAAGTGCTGGATCAGCATCTGTGCTTTACCATATTGTTTCACCATTATCCAAAGGACTCTTTCAAAAAGCAATCATGCAAAGCGGCTCAGCAATGTCACCTTGGAGTTTACAATATGAGCCTATAAAAACAGCAAGAGAATTGGCGAAACAAATGGGTTACAATTTTGAAGACCCTCAccaaatatatgaattatttcaaagtaaatcCACGAACGAGCTGCTTAGCACGCGAATACCGAGACGTGAAGGTGACATCGTACTATCAGAGAACATCTTCGTACCGTGCGTTGAAAAGAAAATACCAAATGAAGAACAATTTATTAGTGACGTACCATTCAACTTAATATCCAAAGAATTGTACAATAAAATTCCCATAATAACGGGATATAATAGCGCCGAAGGCTATATGTTTGTTGGTAAAGAAAACGATACTACGAAAAGTAAATTCAATTTCTACAGTGCGATGCCCAGAGATCTAGAATTCTCCTTAGATGATGATAAGATGAAAACAGCAATAAATCTTCAAACGTTATACAACGATACTAGAAATGAAGACGATATGTTAGTAAGATTATCAAAATTCGAAGGTGACTCTGGTATTATATACCCCGTAACTATAACAACTGAAATGCTTGCTAAAACTAATAACTATCCCGTTTATGCATACAAACTCAGCTATGATGGGTGGATGAACATCATCAAAATTCTATTAAAGTTTTGGAAGTATCCTGGTGCGACGCACGCTGATGATCTATTTTATATGTTCAAGCTGAAAGTGACCTTACTGCAATCGTTCATTGAAATGGAGACAATTAATAGGATAACGACAATGTGGACGAATTTCGCTAAATATGG GGACCCATCACCTGCGACGAGCCAGGGTCTACCGATGAAATGGCTCCCAGTTAACAAAAATGACCCCCATTTACTGGttattgacaaaatattttcaagtcaACCGCTGTGGGACGACGAGAAATTATTATTCTGGAATAAAACGTACACTAAGTTTAGAAGAAAGAAGTAA